A genomic window from Bacteroidota bacterium includes:
- a CDS encoding M1 family aminopeptidase, which translates to MKKSYINILLILWVVLFAQSQDFFRVGKFEAQSVFNKTVSINSSKPFDVLHYKLDANLAMEDSSFSGTMKMKILITKPTDSLTMHSVGLVFLSLKVNSNQAAYQFYPTAETFTIHLGRTFVAPETVEVDINYYRDLAFSRHPMRLGYYWFRKSPGAPNHIEENIGYTMSEPSDARLWMPCYDDPSDKVKCEINATVPQGYQAGSNGLLIGVSQNGDNTITYKWREDSPITTYLMVITASKYSKYSQYYRRVTNPSDSIEIVNYMWQMDSAGTTWNAVKAFENVPQMMEVYSTIFGEYPFAKYGHAVAYPFYYGGMEHQTLSTIHRGWLSVGAYPFYEDWIAHELVHQWWGNLVTCETWKDIWLNEGFATYSEMLWREFAYGIQSRDELLNRYTRFTDGSWKYAIYDPVGQGIKLFTGNVYQKAGWVLHMFRNVVGDSVFFKILHNYRDAHYYGTATTQDFIDAVNTTTGINYDWFFNQWIYGKGWLKLGYETAWDNDNKLLTLILHQQQELTWPTYKMPVEIKFYIRDTDTLVTVWDSLRVQSFQFAFEFRPDSLKIDPNNKILRQISTTPVSVNEEDIYGFQLFQNYPNPFNPATTIAYHITKSSYITLKVYDLLGREVETLIDGSKEAGSYLIDWNAESVTGGLPSGIYFYRMTVTDGNKTNYTQTKKLVLIK; encoded by the coding sequence ATGAAAAAATCATATATAAATATATTATTAATATTGTGGGTAGTACTTTTTGCCCAATCTCAGGATTTTTTTCGGGTTGGAAAATTTGAAGCGCAATCGGTTTTTAATAAAACAGTTTCAATAAATTCAAGTAAGCCCTTCGATGTTCTTCATTATAAATTAGATGCAAATCTTGCAATGGAGGATAGCAGTTTTTCGGGGACTATGAAAATGAAAATTTTAATTACTAAACCCACCGATTCACTTACTATGCATTCGGTTGGATTAGTTTTCTTATCATTGAAAGTAAATAGCAATCAAGCGGCGTATCAATTCTATCCAACGGCAGAAACTTTTACTATTCATCTGGGGCGCACGTTCGTTGCTCCGGAAACAGTTGAAGTAGATATTAATTATTACCGCGATCTTGCGTTCTCCCGTCATCCGATGCGGTTGGGGTATTATTGGTTTCGGAAAAGCCCCGGTGCACCAAATCATATTGAAGAAAACATCGGTTACACAATGTCGGAACCCTCCGATGCCCGCTTGTGGATGCCTTGCTACGACGACCCATCCGACAAAGTAAAGTGTGAAATAAACGCTACTGTTCCGCAAGGTTACCAAGCCGGATCGAACGGTTTACTTATCGGAGTTTCGCAAAATGGCGATAATACAATCACGTACAAGTGGCGAGAAGATTCACCGATTACAACTTACTTAATGGTAATTACTGCGTCGAAGTATTCGAAGTATTCGCAATATTATCGTCGGGTTACAAACCCAAGTGATAGTATTGAGATAGTAAATTATATGTGGCAAATGGATTCAGCGGGGACAACCTGGAATGCTGTTAAAGCGTTTGAGAATGTTCCGCAAATGATGGAAGTTTATTCAACAATTTTTGGTGAATATCCGTTTGCAAAGTATGGTCACGCAGTTGCTTATCCGTTTTATTACGGAGGGATGGAACATCAAACACTTTCCACAATCCATCGTGGTTGGTTGAGTGTTGGGGCTTATCCGTTTTACGAAGATTGGATAGCTCACGAACTTGTGCATCAATGGTGGGGGAATTTAGTTACGTGCGAAACTTGGAAAGATATCTGGCTCAACGAGGGTTTTGCTACTTACTCAGAAATGTTGTGGCGCGAGTTTGCTTACGGAATTCAAAGTCGTGATGAGTTGTTGAACCGCTACACACGTTTTACAGATGGTTCCTGGAAATATGCGATATATGATCCCGTAGGACAGGGAATAAAATTATTTACCGGTAATGTATACCAAAAAGCAGGCTGGGTTTTACACATGTTTAGAAATGTAGTTGGCGACTCTGTTTTTTTCAAAATACTCCACAACTATCGCGATGCACATTATTATGGAACTGCAACCACTCAAGATTTTATTGATGCAGTGAACACAACAACAGGCATCAATTACGATTGGTTTTTCAATCAGTGGATTTACGGAAAAGGTTGGCTGAAATTGGGTTATGAAACTGCTTGGGATAATGATAACAAACTACTCACACTTATTTTGCATCAGCAACAGGAATTAACTTGGCCCACTTACAAGATGCCGGTTGAAATTAAATTTTACATTCGGGACACAGATACGTTAGTAACAGTTTGGGATAGCTTGCGAGTCCAAAGTTTTCAGTTCGCTTTTGAGTTCCGACCGGATAGTTTGAAGATTGATCCGAACAATAAAATTTTGAGGCAGATAAGTACTACGCCTGTTTCAGTGAATGAAGAAGATATTTATGGTTTTCAACTATTTCAAAATTATCCAAATCCGTTTAACCCTGCTACAACAATCGCATATCATATTACGAAAAGTAGCTACATTACTTTGAAGGTTTATGATTTGTTAGGCAGAGAAGTCGAAACGTTGATTGACGGATCGAAAGAGGCGGGTAGTTACTTGATTGACTGGAATGCAGAGTCCGTCACTGGCGGATTACCAAGCGGCATATATTTTTACCGTATGACTGTAACTGATGGAAATAAAACAAATTATACGCAAACAAAGAAATTAGTATTAATAAAATAA
- the era gene encoding GTPase Era has translation MDNDQSQINPIFKCGYVVIVGEPNVGKSTLMNTLLGQKISIVTNKPQTTRHKLLGILSSESYQIIFLDTPGLLKPKYKLQSFMMDAAYSAINDADLVFMMVDAEDKVDKKNDNDITFDIIKKINKPTFLVINKVDLVKKFSLLPIIDFYSNKFPFVEIFPISALNGIGTDDLLKSLVDSLPLHPPYYPTDSVSNASERFFVSEIIREKIFEKYKQEIPYSTTVEIIEFKERIVKKDFISAEIYVERQSQKGILIGKKGDALKAIGESARADLEKFLGRSVFLELHVKVREKWRDSEAWLKRLGYKN, from the coding sequence ATGGATAATGACCAATCACAAATAAACCCAATCTTCAAATGCGGTTATGTTGTAATCGTCGGCGAGCCCAATGTTGGAAAATCAACCTTGATGAACACGCTCCTCGGACAGAAAATTTCCATCGTAACTAACAAGCCTCAAACAACGCGACACAAACTTTTAGGAATTCTCTCATCCGAGAGTTATCAAATTATTTTCCTTGATACTCCCGGTTTGTTGAAACCCAAATACAAACTTCAGAGTTTTATGATGGATGCGGCATATTCCGCCATAAATGATGCTGATTTAGTTTTTATGATGGTTGATGCGGAAGATAAGGTTGATAAAAAAAATGATAACGATATAACATTCGACATAATAAAAAAAATTAACAAACCAACTTTCTTAGTCATCAATAAAGTAGATTTAGTAAAGAAGTTCTCGCTTTTACCCATCATCGATTTTTACTCTAACAAATTTCCTTTTGTAGAAATCTTTCCAATATCTGCATTGAACGGAATCGGAACGGACGATTTACTGAAGAGTTTAGTAGATAGCTTACCCCTTCATCCACCCTATTATCCTACAGATTCTGTAAGCAACGCATCGGAAAGATTTTTCGTAAGCGAAATTATCAGGGAAAAGATTTTCGAAAAATATAAACAAGAAATTCCTTACTCTACAACAGTCGAAATAATAGAATTTAAAGAACGTATAGTGAAAAAAGATTTCATATCTGCCGAGATTTATGTTGAAAGGCAATCTCAAAAAGGGATACTGATAGGAAAGAAAGGCGATGCGTTGAAAGCAATAGGCGAATCAGCCCGCGCAGACCTCGAAAAGTTTTTAGGCAGAAGTGTGTTTCTCGAACTTCACGTAAAAGTACGTGAAAAATGGAGAGATAGCGAAGCATGGCTGAAACGCTTAGGATATAAAAATTAA
- a CDS encoding DMT family transporter has translation MTSDRLRISLGFIFASLIWGSTWLVIKAGFESITPFYGATFRFIIAVIILWLIIKIKKIPLPLDKDSINVYLIAGLLSFSVPFAMVYWGQQYIPSGLSSILFALYPFFVGVLSHFTLPNEPLNIFKIIGVVLGFSGILMIFADDISWASELTNAGMIAIIGSSFLQALSLVLIKKYGKDVNPFHLNIGGMVIGVVVLFFFAIAFEDVSKNKFDFIGIGSILYLGIFGSVVAFSIYFWMLKRVEAVYLSLLAFVTPILAVILGGVVLNERLDFHIFQGAALVLAGILISNGKQFISILNKKK, from the coding sequence ATGACAAGCGATAGATTAAGAATTAGTTTAGGTTTTATTTTTGCTTCACTTATCTGGGGCTCTACGTGGCTTGTTATTAAAGCCGGGTTTGAGAGTATTACACCATTTTATGGTGCAACATTTAGGTTTATTATTGCAGTAATTATTTTATGGTTGATTATCAAAATTAAAAAAATACCTTTACCCCTTGATAAGGATTCAATAAACGTTTATTTAATTGCCGGATTGCTTTCGTTCAGTGTCCCGTTTGCTATGGTCTATTGGGGGCAGCAATATATTCCATCGGGACTGTCTTCTATCTTGTTTGCTTTATACCCTTTTTTTGTTGGAGTGTTGTCACATTTCACCTTACCAAACGAACCGCTGAATATTTTCAAAATAATCGGCGTAGTTTTAGGGTTTTCGGGCATACTAATGATTTTTGCTGATGATATCAGTTGGGCGAGCGAATTAACAAATGCCGGTATGATTGCCATAATTGGAAGTTCATTTTTACAAGCTCTATCACTGGTGTTAATAAAAAAATATGGAAAGGATGTAAATCCGTTTCATTTGAATATTGGTGGAATGGTTATAGGTGTTGTTGTGCTTTTTTTCTTTGCGATTGCTTTTGAAGATGTATCTAAAAACAAATTCGATTTTATAGGAATCGGATCGATTCTTTATTTGGGAATATTTGGTTCGGTGGTAGCATTTTCAATTTATTTCTGGATGCTCAAGCGTGTCGAAGCTGTCTATCTTTCGCTTCTCGCATTTGTTACACCGATATTGGCTGTTATTTTAGGAGGAGTAGTATTGAACGAGAGACTCGATTTTCATATTTTTCAGGGCGCCGCCTTGGTATTGGCTGGTATTTTAATTTCAAACGGTAAACAATTTATTAGCATTTTAAATAAAAAAAAATAA
- the truA gene encoding tRNA pseudouridine(38-40) synthase TruA, translating to MSRFKLYIEYDGTRYSGWQIQKNAQTVQGAILDAAYKVFQIQDLEVYGSGRTDAGVHALQQIAHLEVRTMLAPEIIRVRLNDELPGDINIIEVEKAAKNFHARHDAVARSYLYQITRRRTAFGKRYVWWLKEKFDFQKMQEASKLFVGMKNLQSFTADDPEEKSTKVLIEEIEMKEAGDLILIRIYGSHFLWKLVRQIVGVIVEVGSGKLALDKVQHYIKIKSNEPAKFSAPPSGLFLERVYYQGDQKLQKLEPVLSVVTSPHKNL from the coding sequence TTGTCTCGTTTTAAACTTTACATAGAATACGATGGCACGCGTTACAGCGGCTGGCAAATTCAGAAAAATGCACAGACTGTTCAGGGGGCGATTCTTGATGCGGCGTATAAAGTTTTTCAAATACAAGATTTAGAAGTGTACGGTTCAGGCAGAACTGATGCCGGCGTGCATGCCCTTCAACAAATTGCCCACCTCGAAGTTCGGACTATGCTTGCTCCTGAAATTATCAGGGTGAGACTGAACGATGAATTGCCCGGAGATATCAATATAATCGAAGTTGAAAAAGCCGCAAAGAATTTCCACGCCCGCCACGATGCAGTAGCCCGCAGTTACTTGTATCAAATTACAAGGAGAAGAACTGCATTCGGTAAGCGTTACGTTTGGTGGCTCAAAGAAAAATTTGACTTTCAGAAAATGCAGGAAGCATCTAAACTGTTTGTGGGTATGAAAAATTTGCAGTCATTTACTGCCGATGACCCTGAAGAAAAATCCACAAAAGTATTGATTGAAGAAATTGAAATGAAAGAAGCCGGCGACTTGATATTGATAAGGATTTACGGCTCTCATTTTTTGTGGAAACTTGTTCGCCAGATTGTGGGAGTTATTGTAGAAGTGGGGAGCGGAAAACTTGCGCTTGATAAAGTTCAGCATTACATCAAAATAAAATCCAATGAGCCGGCAAAATTCTCCGCACCGCCGTCAGGACTGTTTTTAGAACGAGTTTATTATCAGGGCGATCAGAAACTCCAGAAGTTAGAACCGGTTTTAAGTGTCGTTACATCTCCCCATAAAAATTTATGA
- a CDS encoding M48 family metallopeptidase, producing MNPYLVIILFALLIEYILELIADLLNLKTLSAVLPNEFNGIYDEETYKKSQTYTYTRTVFGIVESSFSLVITFVFWFLGGFNYLDIIVRDLQLGFVFTGIAYIGILIIIRSILSMPFSIYSTFVIEEKFGFNKTTVKTFITDILKGLLLGAILGGSLLLGILVLFEYAGVFAWLYCWTAASVFVLFIQFVAPTWIMPLFNKFTPLQDGELKESIVSYAKSVKFSLRDVYVMDGSKRSSKSNAFFTGFGKNKRIALFDTLIQKHTIPELVSVLAHEIGHYKKKHIIQGMIISILHMGLMFFLLSIFVTQPGLFDAFFMENISVYAGLLFFGMLFTPLEFLVSLALNALSRKHEYEADRFAVETMKSSEPFVDALKKLSKDNLSHLTPHPFYVKMNYSHPPVVERIIAIKSEIQIHI from the coding sequence ATGAATCCATACTTAGTAATAATTCTTTTTGCTCTTCTAATAGAATATATTCTGGAACTAATCGCCGACCTTCTTAACCTCAAAACACTCTCTGCCGTTCTGCCTAATGAGTTCAATGGCATCTATGATGAAGAGACATACAAAAAATCACAAACTTATACATACACGCGGACTGTATTTGGTATCGTCGAATCAAGTTTTAGTCTCGTTATAACCTTTGTATTCTGGTTCCTCGGTGGTTTTAATTACCTCGATATTATAGTTCGTGATTTGCAGCTTGGTTTTGTTTTCACAGGAATAGCGTATATCGGTATTCTCATCATCATCAGGTCAATTCTTTCAATGCCGTTTAGTATTTACTCGACTTTTGTTATTGAAGAAAAATTTGGATTTAACAAGACCACCGTAAAAACTTTTATCACAGACATTCTCAAAGGTTTACTGCTTGGCGCCATTCTCGGTGGATCGCTACTGTTAGGCATTCTTGTCTTGTTCGAATATGCGGGTGTCTTTGCGTGGTTGTATTGTTGGACTGCGGCATCGGTTTTTGTGCTTTTTATTCAATTTGTAGCACCGACTTGGATAATGCCGCTGTTTAACAAATTCACTCCGCTCCAGGATGGAGAGTTGAAAGAGTCGATAGTTTCTTATGCTAAGTCGGTTAAGTTCTCATTGCGCGATGTTTACGTTATGGACGGCTCGAAACGGTCGAGTAAATCGAATGCATTTTTTACAGGATTCGGTAAAAATAAACGTATTGCTCTTTTCGATACATTAATTCAGAAACATACAATCCCGGAGTTGGTTTCAGTGCTTGCTCATGAAATTGGTCATTACAAAAAGAAGCATATAATTCAGGGAATGATTATCAGCATATTGCATATGGGATTGATGTTCTTCCTGCTGTCGATATTCGTAACTCAGCCTGGGTTATTCGATGCATTTTTTATGGAGAACATTTCTGTTTATGCAGGACTGTTGTTCTTCGGTATGCTTTTTACGCCGCTTGAGTTTTTGGTTTCCTTAGCGTTAAATGCTTTATCGAGAAAGCATGAATACGAAGCAGATAGGTTTGCAGTCGAAACAATGAAATCTTCAGAACCATTTGTTGATGCGTTGAAAAAATTATCAAAGGACAATCTTTCGCACTTAACTCCGCATCCGTTTTATGTTAAGATGAATTATTCGCACCCGCCTGTGGTTGAGAGGATAATTGCTATAAAATCCGAAATCCAAATTCATATCTGA